The Musa acuminata AAA Group cultivar baxijiao chromosome BXJ1-3, Cavendish_Baxijiao_AAA, whole genome shotgun sequence genome window below encodes:
- the LOC135586766 gene encoding AT-rich interactive domain-containing protein 3-like, whose translation MTELMAEVGSEQETTELSENNETEVEVEVRDLLLKENDTDKQSSQLSVKAGNSESVETSAENNLAEISDKTDDTLTEKQVYGALLEKKTDETLLNKQTDGLVTVTMAQIDTGSDQIGGLGSPSTLLENKTASVMTHVKEPHAEDNHTKTYLNDENTGGDCSTQSSTFNPYFDGNLSGSEEEQASFLKELVSFYKKRRMVFRPPKFYGQTLNCLKLWRIVSRLGGYELVTQCRLWPEVGLTFKPPKTFTTVSWSFRTFYEKVLLEYEKHKSRTGQRKNPFIHLPSFMRFENQDGNSSIPREDEQGKSIGPFKRRKPYQEHAAKVVKTLVNPRKTVDVADFGAPADWVKINVLQTNECYDVYVLVPGLMIGEVHVESDGTGFLIISGQPEEHDNPWGITPFKKVINFPLPIDPHHTTAVASLHGLLFVRVPIQRRVGWHCRV comes from the exons ATGACTGAGCTAATGGCTGAGGTTGGTTCGGAGCAAGAAACGACAGAGCTCTCTGAAAATAATGAGACTGAAGTAGAGGTTGAAGTTAGGGACTTATTACTGAAGGAGAATGATACAGATAAGCAGAGCTCTCAGCTGTCTGTGAAGGCTGGTAACTCTGAATCCGTCGAGACCTCTGCAGAAAACAATTTGGCTGAGATATCTGATAAGACTGATGATACACTGACCGAGAAGCAAGTTTATGGCGCACTCTTGGAGAAGAAAACTGATGAGACACTCTTGAACAAACAAACAGATGGTCTGGTCACTGTGACAATGGCTCAAATTGACACTGGTTCTGATCAAATAGGTGGTTTAGGTTCTCCATCTACACTGCTAGAAAATAAGACAGCATCTGTAATGACACATGTGAAGGAACCTCATGCAGAAGATAATCACACCAAAACCTACTTGAATGATGAAAATACTGGAGGAGATTGTTCGACCCAGTCATCTACCTTTAACCCCTACTTTGATGGCAATCTTTCTGGATCTGAGGAAGAACAAGCTTCTTTCTTGAAGGAGCTGGTGAGTTTCTATAAGAAAAGGAGGATGGTGTTCAGACCACCTAAATTCTATGGACAAACACTGAATTGTCTCAA GTTGTGGAGAATAGTAAGTAGATTGGGCGGTTATGAACTG GTGACACAATGTAGGCTCTGGCCTGAGGTTGGACTGACTTTCAAGCCTCCCAA GACTTTTACAACAGTGTCTTGGTCTTTCCGAACTTTCTATGAGAAG GTGCTCCTTGAGTATGAGAAGCATAAGTCCCGAACTGGTCAACGTAAAAATCCCTTTATACATCTTCCATCATTTATGAGGTTTGAAAATCAg GATGGGAATTCATCTATTCCGAGGGAGGATGAACAAGGTAAAAGCATTG GCCCGTTTAAGAGGAGAAAACCTTACCAAGAGCATGCAGCAAAAGTTGTGAAAACACTTGTTAATCCACG AAAGACTGTAGACGTTGCTGACTTTGGTGCCCCTGCGGACTGGGTTAAGATTAATGTGTTGCAAACT AATGAGTGCTATGACGTGTATGTTCTGGTCCCAGGACTAATGATTGGAGAG GTACATGTTGAGTCAGATGGTACAGGTTTTTTGATCATTTCTGGTCAGCCTGAGGAGCACGATAATCCTTGGGGTATCACCCCCTTTAAGAAG GTCATAAACTTCCCGTTACCGATTGATCCGCATCATACTACTGCTGTGGCTTCCTTACATGGCCTGCTATTTGTTCGTGTACCGATTCAACGAAGAGTTGGATGGCACTGCAGAGTTTAG